The proteins below come from a single Archangium lipolyticum genomic window:
- a CDS encoding ATP-binding protein, with the protein MSPIHRERARAPHQSPLPPSGRHQASARRSLSLALVLATVVGVVLTLGLLKFEQMARQGQERQALVQQKARASKLASELESQIHASRQLVNTLAALVGPLREQREIEELLRRMLASAPERTAHGLGVWFEPGEFGSGVHLMGPYVHRREHGRGGPLVLTYEWSNPAYDYPHRPWYEQARRRQGDIAISEPYVESDQRTYETLSRAFFDDQGRLRGVVTLDIHLSQLQELVRQANVSDSEIFYVVSPTGVLIAHPHEGSLVAWAREHGSPVRSLSEISVENLRAWEREQGLDRGRRSIQVTVSNTGWQVFASTREAALFSAVHHQRWLVVAMGVVLWAGLGASGVAMARSERARVLARTLTERQQQEEERRQLLAQVRQRSAELQAIIENMVEAVIVADADGNITLANRAALALFGTTSYEGDRVDTGYQALYPIHSLDGQIVPYDDLPLPRAMRGEQVDDTDLLISPPQRNRQLAVRLNAAPIRNESGQVVAVVSVWRDITQAVELERLQGDFVRMAAHEMKTPLAVMKSFAQLASRTEKPTPSLRRALEGINRGVNRMDRVVRTLLDASQLHLGQMRFEKQEVKLRELVETAAARVATLHPGNPVHVWPGPDARVLGDRARLEQVLTELLDNAARYSPEGQPVEVALTPDGDEVEISIHDEGIGIPEDRRQRIFDRFYRAHAGTPYDRGGMGLGLYLSRGIVLHHGGWMELESQEGAGTRVRVHLPRLAEQHPTPERAAFETFMHPPQ; encoded by the coding sequence TTGTCTCCCATCCACCGGGAGCGCGCACGCGCCCCTCATCAGTCCCCGCTCCCCCCTTCTGGCCGCCACCAGGCATCCGCGCGCCGGTCGCTCTCGCTCGCCCTGGTACTGGCCACGGTGGTGGGTGTGGTGCTCACGCTCGGGCTGCTCAAGTTCGAGCAGATGGCCCGCCAGGGGCAGGAGCGACAGGCGCTCGTTCAGCAGAAGGCCCGTGCCAGCAAGCTGGCTTCCGAGCTGGAATCCCAGATTCACGCCTCCAGGCAACTCGTGAACACACTGGCCGCGCTCGTCGGCCCTCTCCGGGAGCAGCGGGAGATCGAGGAGCTGCTGCGTCGGATGCTCGCCTCCGCTCCGGAGCGTACCGCCCATGGGCTCGGGGTGTGGTTCGAGCCCGGCGAGTTCGGGTCTGGGGTGCACCTCATGGGCCCGTACGTCCACCGGAGGGAGCACGGACGAGGTGGGCCCCTGGTCCTCACCTATGAATGGTCCAACCCCGCCTACGACTATCCCCATCGCCCCTGGTACGAGCAGGCGCGGAGGCGCCAGGGCGACATCGCCATCTCCGAGCCCTACGTCGAGTCGGACCAACGCACCTACGAGACGCTGTCGCGGGCCTTCTTCGACGACCAGGGCCGGCTGAGGGGCGTGGTGACCCTGGACATCCATCTCTCCCAGTTGCAGGAGCTGGTCCGCCAGGCCAACGTCTCCGACTCGGAGATCTTCTATGTCGTCAGCCCCACCGGTGTGCTCATCGCCCACCCCCACGAGGGCTCACTCGTGGCCTGGGCCCGCGAGCACGGGAGCCCCGTGCGGAGCCTGTCCGAAATCTCCGTCGAGAACCTGCGCGCCTGGGAGCGCGAGCAGGGATTGGATCGCGGCCGGCGCAGCATCCAGGTGACTGTCTCGAATACCGGCTGGCAGGTGTTCGCCTCGACACGAGAGGCCGCGCTCTTCTCGGCCGTGCACCACCAACGGTGGCTGGTGGTGGCCATGGGCGTGGTGCTCTGGGCGGGTCTGGGCGCCAGCGGCGTGGCCATGGCCCGCTCGGAACGGGCCCGGGTCCTGGCTCGCACGCTCACCGAGCGCCAGCAGCAGGAGGAGGAGCGGCGGCAGCTGCTCGCCCAGGTCCGGCAACGCTCGGCGGAGCTCCAGGCCATCATCGAGAACATGGTCGAGGCCGTCATCGTGGCCGACGCCGATGGGAACATCACCCTCGCCAACCGTGCCGCGCTGGCGCTCTTCGGGACCACCTCGTACGAGGGAGACCGTGTGGATACGGGATACCAGGCCCTCTACCCCATCCACAGCCTGGATGGGCAGATCGTCCCCTACGATGACCTGCCCCTGCCCCGGGCCATGCGAGGCGAGCAGGTGGACGACACGGACCTCCTCATCTCCCCACCCCAGCGCAACCGGCAGCTCGCCGTACGGCTGAATGCCGCCCCCATCCGCAATGAGTCCGGCCAGGTCGTCGCCGTCGTGTCGGTGTGGCGCGACATCACCCAGGCCGTCGAGCTGGAGCGCCTCCAGGGCGACTTCGTGAGGATGGCCGCGCACGAGATGAAGACACCGTTGGCGGTGATGAAGTCCTTCGCTCAGCTCGCTTCGCGGACGGAGAAGCCAACGCCCTCCCTGCGCCGGGCGCTCGAGGGCATCAACCGTGGCGTGAACCGGATGGATCGGGTCGTCCGCACGCTGCTGGACGCCTCCCAGCTCCACCTCGGTCAGATGCGCTTCGAGAAGCAGGAGGTGAAGCTGCGCGAGCTGGTGGAGACCGCCGCCGCGCGCGTCGCCACCCTCCACCCCGGCAACCCGGTGCACGTCTGGCCAGGGCCGGACGCACGGGTACTCGGCGATCGCGCGAGGCTGGAGCAGGTGCTCACCGAGCTGTTGGACAACGCCGCGCGCTACTCACCCGAGGGGCAGCCCGTGGAGGTGGCCCTCACTCCGGACGGAGACGAGGTGGAGATCTCCATCCACGACGAAGGCATCGGCATCCCGGAGGACCGGAGACAGCGGATCTTCGATCGCTTCTACCGGGCCCACGCGGGGACCCCCTACGACCGTGGCGGCATGGGCCTGGGGCTGTACCTGTCACGGGGCATCGTCCTGCATCACGGCGGCTGGATGGAGCTGGAGAGTCAGGAGGGAGCAGGGACCCGCGTGCGCGTCCACCTGCCACGTCTGGCCGAACAGCACCCCACCCCGGAGCGGGCCGCCTTCGAGACCTTCATGCACCCGCCTCAATGA
- a CDS encoding serine/threonine-protein kinase has product MKTQNCPNCARAHDVSGLADGHELACACGTRFVVRELERSPVALVDGVDATVVRPSLPVGGPTPLMTGPVTEGSLVSTSMELPGYELVRVLGRGGMGEVWLARQKSLRRMVAVKVLPPRLAKDPEFVTRFDKEATALAALNHPNIVQIIDRGVAGEHYYFVMEYVEGRSLRDVMRELSPPEALRVALQVARAIECAHDKDIIHRDLKPENILLDGRGHVKVADFGLAGIRRPDSRLQLTATAVAMGTINYMAPEQRRDAKNVDGRADLFSFGVVLYEMLTGELPVGRFKLPSERVEGLDARVDEVVARLLENEPEARYLKASEVCRELEALVSSTSLPPGLLQQQAEAELSPVRRRLKSGWRKVRVVLTVLGGMAVIFAGARQVLGPVRLFQIGDKKVVLGSWGPRLTEADKAWPANTDGDLLVTSAVEELADGRVRLGVDFVAGEEELNAHAGTWTLKDGRLHVMQGGNEANGGQLIPRAFLAHRYFSSDDFSAEALMSVSPLGRGYAEEPDAQHYAELSFRATGLQVSVYAIPDAGMRLSWRYTDEEGQEVVGNSSQEVESLVQDETPVPSGPFRVKLQLKKKKNGVDVQAYINGASEPFARKFLEGFQGRSAKVALGCRNLTCTFDDLVVRGVQTKKSAHDKVAETEQE; this is encoded by the coding sequence ATGAAGACCCAGAACTGTCCCAACTGCGCGCGTGCGCACGACGTGAGCGGGCTCGCGGACGGCCACGAGTTGGCGTGTGCCTGTGGGACCCGCTTTGTGGTGCGGGAACTGGAGCGCTCGCCAGTGGCCCTCGTGGACGGAGTGGATGCCACGGTGGTGCGTCCCTCGCTGCCGGTGGGGGGCCCGACCCCGCTGATGACCGGACCCGTGACGGAGGGCTCGTTGGTCTCCACCTCGATGGAGCTGCCGGGCTACGAGCTGGTGCGCGTGCTGGGCCGGGGCGGCATGGGCGAGGTGTGGCTGGCGCGGCAGAAGTCGCTGCGGCGCATGGTGGCGGTGAAGGTGCTGCCGCCGCGGCTGGCGAAGGATCCCGAGTTCGTCACGCGCTTCGACAAGGAGGCCACGGCGCTCGCGGCGCTCAACCATCCCAACATCGTGCAGATCATCGATCGCGGGGTGGCGGGAGAGCACTACTACTTCGTGATGGAGTACGTGGAGGGGCGCTCGCTGCGCGACGTGATGCGCGAGCTGTCGCCTCCCGAGGCCCTGCGCGTGGCGCTGCAGGTGGCGCGGGCCATCGAGTGCGCGCACGACAAGGACATCATCCACCGCGACCTGAAGCCGGAGAACATCCTGCTGGACGGGCGCGGGCACGTGAAGGTGGCGGACTTCGGACTGGCGGGCATCCGCCGGCCGGACTCCCGGCTGCAGCTCACCGCGACGGCGGTGGCCATGGGGACGATCAACTACATGGCCCCGGAGCAGCGCCGGGACGCGAAGAACGTGGATGGGCGGGCGGACCTGTTCTCGTTCGGCGTGGTGCTCTACGAGATGCTCACCGGGGAGCTGCCGGTGGGGCGCTTCAAGCTGCCGTCCGAGCGCGTGGAGGGCCTGGACGCGCGGGTGGACGAGGTGGTGGCGCGGCTGCTGGAGAACGAGCCCGAGGCGCGCTACCTGAAGGCCTCCGAGGTGTGCCGGGAGCTGGAGGCGCTCGTGTCGAGCACCTCGCTGCCGCCGGGGCTGCTCCAGCAGCAGGCCGAGGCCGAGCTGAGCCCGGTGCGCAGACGGCTGAAGTCGGGCTGGCGCAAGGTGCGGGTGGTGCTCACGGTGCTGGGCGGGATGGCGGTGATCTTCGCCGGGGCGAGGCAGGTACTGGGCCCGGTGCGCCTCTTCCAGATCGGCGACAAGAAGGTGGTCCTCGGCTCGTGGGGTCCGCGGTTGACGGAGGCGGACAAGGCGTGGCCGGCCAACACCGATGGCGATCTGCTCGTGACCTCGGCGGTGGAGGAACTGGCGGACGGGCGGGTGCGGTTGGGGGTGGACTTCGTGGCGGGCGAGGAGGAACTGAACGCCCACGCGGGGACGTGGACGTTGAAGGACGGACGGCTCCACGTGATGCAGGGGGGCAATGAGGCCAATGGCGGGCAGCTGATTCCGCGTGCCTTCCTGGCCCACCGCTACTTTTCCAGTGACGACTTCTCCGCCGAGGCGCTGATGAGCGTGAGCCCGTTGGGCAGGGGCTACGCCGAGGAGCCCGACGCGCAGCACTATGCCGAGCTGTCCTTCCGGGCCACCGGCCTGCAGGTGTCCGTCTACGCCATTCCCGACGCGGGGATGCGGCTGAGCTGGCGCTACACCGACGAGGAAGGGCAGGAAGTGGTGGGCAACAGCTCTCAGGAGGTGGAGAGCCTGGTGCAGGACGAGACGCCGGTTCCCTCGGGCCCCTTCCGCGTGAAGCTGCAGCTGAAGAAGAAGAAGAACGGCGTGGACGTGCAGGCCTATATCAACGGCGCCTCCGAGCCCTTCGCGCGCAAGTTCCTGGAGGGCTTCCAGGGGCGTTCGGCGAAGGTGGCGCTGGGGTGCCGCAACCTGACCTGTACCTTCGATGACCTGGTGGTGCGGGGCGTCCAGACGAAGAAGTCCGCGCACGACAAGGTGGCGGAAACCGAACAGGAGTGA
- a CDS encoding SPFH domain-containing protein — protein sequence MKLSGEQILAALKQPRTRVLWPLGVAFFASLFAYNVCTVYVRPYQMGVKQVILGGEKGIREKVYGPGLHWVTPGAERMHLFPSDLQLLEMADNSAEVGEGADHRVVRAIRIQTSEGYTVSADVTVLYRIEDPYRVITQIGPGRLYEDSAVIPRAEQVLRRTLGEMDADDFYKGDRRDKAVAQAQKLLTTELEPKGIKVTHVLLRQYRYDSRYQQAIEQRKIQDQSVFKNMAETAAAQAEADKNRIIAEGQAKVQVELARGDAEVAKLRSEAELYRRTQAAQGDLVVKLARAKGIELENVALRGAGSENMVGLKMADVLDGTQVIVVPTDGEGGVNPLDLNAALKRFDVKGM from the coding sequence ATGAAGCTATCGGGAGAGCAGATCCTCGCGGCCCTGAAGCAGCCCAGGACGCGGGTGCTGTGGCCCCTGGGGGTGGCGTTCTTCGCGAGCCTCTTCGCGTACAACGTGTGCACCGTCTACGTGCGGCCGTACCAGATGGGGGTGAAGCAGGTCATCCTCGGTGGAGAGAAGGGCATCCGCGAGAAGGTATACGGGCCGGGCCTGCACTGGGTGACACCGGGTGCGGAGCGCATGCACCTGTTCCCCAGTGATTTGCAGTTGCTGGAGATGGCGGACAACTCGGCCGAGGTGGGCGAGGGCGCGGACCACCGGGTGGTGCGGGCCATCCGGATCCAGACGTCCGAGGGGTACACGGTCTCGGCGGATGTGACGGTGCTCTACCGCATCGAGGATCCGTACAGGGTCATCACCCAGATTGGCCCGGGGAGGCTGTACGAGGACTCGGCGGTGATTCCGCGCGCGGAGCAGGTGCTGCGGCGGACGCTGGGCGAGATGGACGCGGATGACTTCTACAAGGGAGACCGGCGCGACAAGGCCGTGGCCCAGGCGCAGAAGCTGTTGACCACGGAGCTGGAGCCCAAGGGCATCAAGGTGACGCACGTGCTGCTGCGCCAGTACCGGTACGACTCGCGCTACCAGCAGGCGATCGAGCAGCGGAAGATCCAGGACCAGTCGGTCTTCAAGAACATGGCGGAGACCGCGGCGGCGCAGGCCGAGGCGGACAAGAACCGGATCATCGCCGAGGGCCAGGCGAAGGTGCAGGTGGAGCTGGCGCGCGGAGACGCGGAGGTGGCCAAGCTTCGCTCGGAGGCGGAGCTGTACCGGCGCACCCAGGCGGCGCAGGGCGACCTGGTGGTGAAGCTGGCCAGGGCGAAGGGGATCGAGCTGGAGAACGTGGCGCTGCGCGGCGCGGGCAGCGAGAACATGGTGGGCCTGAAGATGGCGGACGTGCTGGACGGCACGCAGGTCATCGTGGTGCCCACGGACGGGGAGGGTGGGGTGAATCCGCTGGATCTCAACGCGGCGCTCAAGCGCTTCGACGTGAAGGGGATGTGA
- a CDS encoding prohibitin family protein yields MTRMDLRMLGLFVLLALPVVQGCACHSTDSNEVGVLTRKFTLVGSRGVQAETYAPGATYFFFPPFSTDWNTFETKLQNLRMRIKGDEEKGRSDDIEFKTVDGNDIAVDVTVAWRIDPAKAPHLVQKVGRSTLDVENRLMRPATRALVRDALNVLRSEDFYTADKRFAAAENARKLMEEALAPEGVIVEQVILQEHRFNPEYEKVIREKKLAEQTAEKLRSEAQAAAEEAKRNLESAKGTVSQKIAQAQGELEQTKLAADAELVRATNEATAILKEAEAKSKGIAKENEALAGAGGRTMVKLRIAEALQGKQIIFMPSGRGGATLQTMDMNQILSQYAVSKSAQSSANGGQ; encoded by the coding sequence ATGACGCGCATGGACTTGAGGATGCTGGGGCTGTTCGTGCTGCTGGCGCTGCCGGTGGTGCAGGGATGCGCGTGCCACTCGACGGACTCGAACGAGGTGGGCGTGCTCACGCGGAAGTTCACGCTGGTGGGCTCGCGAGGCGTGCAGGCGGAGACGTACGCGCCGGGCGCGACGTACTTCTTCTTCCCGCCGTTCTCCACGGACTGGAACACCTTCGAGACGAAGCTGCAGAACCTGCGGATGCGGATAAAGGGGGATGAGGAGAAGGGCCGGAGCGACGACATCGAGTTCAAGACGGTGGACGGCAACGACATCGCGGTGGACGTGACGGTGGCCTGGCGGATCGATCCGGCGAAGGCGCCGCACCTGGTCCAGAAGGTGGGGCGCTCCACCCTGGACGTGGAGAACCGGCTGATGCGGCCGGCGACACGAGCGCTGGTGCGGGACGCGTTGAACGTGCTGCGCTCGGAGGACTTCTACACCGCGGACAAGCGTTTCGCGGCGGCGGAGAACGCGCGCAAGCTGATGGAGGAGGCGCTCGCGCCCGAGGGGGTCATCGTGGAGCAGGTGATCCTGCAGGAGCACCGCTTCAATCCCGAGTACGAGAAGGTGATTCGGGAGAAGAAGCTGGCGGAGCAGACGGCGGAGAAGCTGCGCTCGGAGGCTCAGGCGGCGGCGGAGGAGGCCAAGCGCAACCTGGAGTCGGCCAAGGGCACGGTGTCACAGAAGATCGCCCAGGCGCAGGGCGAGCTGGAGCAGACGAAGCTGGCGGCGGACGCGGAGCTGGTGCGGGCCACCAACGAGGCGACGGCGATCCTCAAGGAGGCCGAGGCGAAGTCGAAGGGCATCGCCAAGGAGAACGAGGCGCTGGCGGGAGCGGGAGGCCGGACGATGGTGAAGCTGCGCATCGCCGAGGCACTTCAAGGCAAGCAGATCATCTTCATGCCCAGCGGGCGCGGTGGCGCCACGCTTCAGACGATGGACATGAACCAGATCCTCTCACAGTACGCGGTGAGCAAGAGCGCGCAGAGCTCGGCGAACGGCGGGCAGTGA
- a CDS encoding sigma-54-dependent Fis family transcriptional regulator, producing the protein MGPHCDSLPSGFELPPLPFMATSSDVSQVLLPIGGLVGREVDLDAFLQTLMDRIAVTMQADRGTLWLLDASRGELFSRAAHLPEVSQIRVKLGQGVAGYVAEHGEPVNMPDSRGESRFFADIDRMTGYRTTTILAVPLRDASGALYGVLQVLNRRGGGRFTDDDVERLMAISVQVSHALQSTSLYQELQRAKEQPHAPVGYFFNRIIGESEPLKVIYRLIQKAAPTDATVLLRGESGCGKELFARAVHVNGPRRDKPFVKVDCAALPASLIENELFGHEKGAFTGADHRVPGKFEAADGGTVFIDEIGELPLPVQGKLLRVLQDREFERVGGTQTLKVDVRIVAATNRDLAKMAAEGKFREDLYYRIKVVELVLPPLRERGAEDIERLTRHFIAAAAKRHRLPLPRLSAVALERLKRYRWPGNVRELENCIESAVVLCEGEILEEHLPLPKVIGAPQAPVEGRDTAAGSEGTGELLPLAEVEKRHILRVLDSVKGNRTAAAKVLQIGRNTLGRKLKEYGIADEG; encoded by the coding sequence ATGGGCCCGCACTGCGATAGTCTCCCCTCGGGGTTCGAGCTTCCCCCCCTGCCCTTCATGGCCACTTCCTCGGATGTCAGCCAGGTCCTGCTCCCCATCGGTGGGCTCGTCGGCCGCGAGGTCGATCTCGACGCGTTCCTGCAGACATTGATGGACCGCATCGCGGTGACGATGCAGGCGGACCGGGGGACGCTGTGGTTGTTGGATGCCTCGCGGGGAGAGCTGTTCTCCCGCGCGGCGCACCTGCCCGAGGTGTCACAGATCCGCGTGAAGCTGGGTCAGGGCGTGGCCGGCTACGTGGCCGAGCACGGCGAGCCCGTCAACATGCCGGACTCCCGGGGCGAGAGCCGCTTCTTCGCGGACATCGACCGGATGACGGGCTACCGCACCACCACCATCCTGGCGGTGCCGCTGCGCGACGCGAGCGGGGCCCTCTACGGCGTGCTGCAGGTGCTCAACCGCCGGGGTGGAGGGCGCTTCACGGACGATGACGTGGAGCGGCTCATGGCCATCTCGGTGCAGGTGAGCCACGCGCTGCAGAGCACGAGCCTGTACCAGGAGTTGCAGCGGGCGAAGGAACAGCCGCACGCGCCAGTGGGCTACTTCTTCAACCGGATCATCGGAGAGTCCGAGCCCCTCAAGGTCATCTACCGGCTCATCCAGAAGGCGGCGCCGACGGATGCCACGGTGCTGCTGCGGGGCGAGAGCGGGTGTGGCAAGGAGCTGTTCGCCCGGGCGGTGCACGTCAACGGGCCCAGGCGGGACAAGCCGTTCGTGAAGGTGGACTGCGCGGCGCTGCCCGCGTCGCTGATCGAGAACGAGCTGTTCGGCCACGAGAAGGGAGCCTTCACGGGGGCGGACCACCGGGTGCCGGGCAAGTTCGAGGCGGCGGACGGCGGCACGGTGTTCATCGACGAGATCGGTGAGCTGCCGCTGCCGGTGCAGGGCAAGCTGTTGCGGGTGTTGCAGGACCGGGAGTTCGAGCGGGTGGGCGGCACGCAGACGTTGAAGGTGGACGTGCGGATCGTCGCGGCCACGAACCGGGATCTGGCGAAGATGGCGGCGGAGGGGAAGTTCCGGGAGGACCTGTACTACCGCATCAAGGTGGTGGAGCTGGTGCTGCCCCCGTTGCGTGAGCGGGGCGCGGAGGACATCGAGCGGCTGACGCGGCACTTCATCGCGGCGGCGGCGAAGCGGCACCGGCTGCCGCTGCCGAGGTTGAGCGCCGTGGCGCTGGAGCGGCTCAAGCGCTACCGCTGGCCGGGCAACGTGCGCGAGCTGGAGAACTGCATCGAGAGCGCGGTGGTGCTGTGCGAGGGGGAGATCCTCGAGGAGCACCTGCCGCTGCCGAAGGTGATCGGCGCGCCCCAGGCCCCGGTGGAAGGCAGGGACACGGCGGCCGGCTCGGAGGGCACCGGGGAGCTGCTGCCATTGGCCGAGGTGGAAAAGCGGCACATCCTAAGGGTGCTGGACTCGGTGAAGGGAAACCGGACGGCGGCGGCGAAGGTGCTGCAGATCGGCCGCAACACGCTGGGCCGGAAGCTGAAGGAGTACGGGATCGCCGACGAGGGTTGA
- a CDS encoding MBL fold metallo-hydrolase codes for MEVRFYGVRGSIAVSGSHAARIGGNTSCLEVTSQGHRLILDAGTGIRALGEAMMREGAPQKASIFFSHLHWDHVQGFPFFTPGFLPTTELTLYGPGPDGGRALESVLAKQMEPPNFPVPLSTMRSRMTFDEVLHGRTVEVGPFKVTPFDAPHPQGCLAYRVEADGHSFVYATDMEIALATLDRRVARWMEGADALCLDAQYTPDEYNGKKGIPKKGWGHSTMVDAAQVASAVNARRLFLFHHDPAHNDDMVENMAEEARNYFAAAEPAREGKRIILGAACA; via the coding sequence ATGGAAGTGCGTTTCTACGGAGTGAGGGGGAGCATCGCGGTGTCGGGGTCGCACGCGGCGCGGATCGGGGGCAACACCTCGTGCCTGGAGGTGACGAGCCAGGGGCACCGGCTCATCCTGGACGCGGGCACGGGCATCCGCGCGCTGGGCGAGGCGATGATGCGCGAGGGCGCGCCCCAGAAGGCCTCCATCTTCTTCTCGCACCTGCACTGGGACCATGTGCAGGGCTTCCCCTTCTTCACGCCGGGCTTCCTGCCCACCACGGAGCTGACGCTGTACGGCCCGGGGCCGGACGGAGGGCGGGCTCTCGAGTCGGTGCTCGCGAAGCAGATGGAGCCCCCCAACTTCCCCGTACCGCTGTCCACCATGCGCTCGCGGATGACGTTCGACGAGGTGCTTCACGGACGGACGGTGGAGGTGGGGCCCTTCAAGGTGACGCCCTTCGACGCGCCGCATCCCCAGGGGTGCCTGGCCTACCGGGTGGAGGCGGACGGCCACAGCTTCGTCTACGCCACGGACATGGAGATCGCCCTGGCCACGTTGGACCGGCGCGTGGCGCGGTGGATGGAGGGCGCGGACGCGCTGTGCCTCGACGCGCAGTACACCCCGGACGAGTACAACGGGAAGAAGGGCATCCCCAAGAAGGGCTGGGGGCACTCCACCATGGTGGACGCGGCCCAGGTGGCCTCGGCGGTGAACGCGCGCAGGCTGTTCCTCTTCCACCATGATCCGGCGCACAACGACGACATGGTGGAGAACATGGCCGAGGAGGCCCGCAACTACTTCGCCGCCGCCGAGCCGGCGCGCGAGGGCAAGCGGATCATCCTCGGAGCGGCTTGCGCGTGA
- a CDS encoding peptidylprolyl isomerase, with amino-acid sequence MKSMKLSRGAVSLLLLVSACKGSSSGETQKQDPVVARVGDSTITVQELKTRLDEQPPAIRARYTTAERKKEFLENQIRVELLAQEARKQGLDKDPDVLASLERLMVQKLLQKHAATLENQPVSEAELQKYYQEHLSDFENADGTLTFDMVRSRIEARLKMERRSRAVDDLVANLKKSTPIEIDDKVLEQLDVQGAASKVP; translated from the coding sequence ATGAAATCCATGAAGCTCTCCCGGGGCGCCGTTTCCCTCCTGTTACTGGTTTCCGCCTGCAAGGGGTCCAGCTCCGGCGAGACACAGAAGCAGGATCCGGTCGTGGCACGAGTGGGTGACAGCACCATCACCGTCCAAGAACTCAAGACCCGGCTCGATGAACAGCCACCCGCCATTCGCGCCCGCTACACCACGGCCGAGCGGAAGAAGGAGTTTCTCGAGAACCAGATCCGCGTCGAATTGCTCGCGCAGGAGGCTCGAAAGCAGGGGCTGGACAAGGATCCCGACGTCCTGGCCTCCCTCGAGCGGCTGATGGTCCAGAAGCTCCTCCAGAAGCATGCCGCGACACTCGAGAATCAGCCCGTGAGCGAGGCGGAGCTCCAGAAGTACTACCAAGAGCATCTCTCGGACTTTGAGAATGCTGACGGCACGCTGACCTTCGACATGGTCCGCTCTCGCATCGAGGCCCGCCTCAAGATGGAGCGGCGCTCGCGGGCCGTCGACGACCTCGTCGCCAATCTCAAGAAGAGCACCCCCATCGAGATCGATGACAAGGTATTGGAGCAGCTCGACGTCCAGGGAGCTGCTTCCAAGGTGCCGTGA